A segment of the Candidatus Delongbacteria bacterium genome:
CGAAGTATGAAATAGCTTTTTCAATATTAACGGTTTTGTCTGCTGGCTTGTCTGGTTTCATCTCCATGTAGCAAGCACCCAAAAGTTCGTAAACTTTAGCATCTTTTTCAAATTTTAAAGATTTTTCAAAATAAGAAATAGCATTATTGTAATCAGTAAGTTTTGTGTAGTAGAGTGCTCCAACCCAATAATATGAGTCAGCTTGTCTACCGTATTTAGCAGCTTCGATATAGTATTTGATAGCTTTTTGAGTGTCATTAGCCTTCAACTCTTTAGCAAGGATGTATAAAGCTTTGGCTTTTGACTCGTCATTAATTTTAGGTACATAAGCCATTACGGTAGCTTCATCCTTAAGTTTTGCACTGTATTCAGCAAGTTTTTCCATAGCTTCTGTAAAGTCAGGACTTTCTTTAAGTGCTAACTTCAACTCTTCTACTGCACCTTTGTAGTCTTCATCTTTTTTTAATTTCATCGCATTGTTGTAATGAAATTTGTGCTTTTGGTTTGCCTTTTCTTCACACTTTTTCAACTCAGCTTTTTTTGAGGAAAGTTGTTTCCAAACTTTTGCATACTCTTGTTTGAGGGCTTCATATTTATCTTTCGTAATACTTTTGTCACCCATGTCTGCAGTGATCTGCTTAAATTTAGCTTCAAAAGCCTTTACTTCATTTTCAATTTTTGAACAATCTTCAGCTAAAAGTCCAAATCCACAAGCTGATACAACCATTGCTAGTGCGACAAGGTGCTTTTTAAACATCATGCTACTCCTTTTTTTCATTTTGCCGAAATGTAAGTTAAGATTTTAATCATATATTGCAAGATAAAAATTTCATATGTTTTTAATACCCTTAACTGACTACTCTAACATCAATTACCTAAACTATTTGTAATATAAATCAATAATACTACTAAAATCAATATCTTTTATCGAATTAAATTTTGACAAATTGTTCGGAAAAGATGAATGTTTTGTAACCTCATTCAAAATGACAAAGGTTCTAATATTTGTTGATAAAGAAGCTAAAGCTCCATTCAATGAGTCTTCAATTACTAAACATTCACTTGGTAAACATCTGTAGTGCTCTAAAACATTATTGTAAAGCTCAGGGGATGGTTTGACATTTGTGACGTCTTCTGAAGTGGCTACATAGGAAAAGAAATTAGTAAGATTCCTTTCATCCAATATTTTGCCTACCCAATTTATTGATGAACTTGATGCTATAGCAATTTTTATTCTAGAGTTTTGTAAAAACTTTAGCAATTCCAATATACCTTCTCTTAATTCAAGTTTATTAAAGTAGTACTCAAACCTTTGATTAACATAACTTTTCATTATATCATTATCGATTTTTTTATCGAGCAATTTGTTTAATTCATCGTATGGGTTAAAATGTTTTTCATCAGTTCCAACACATTTTAACCAATCTTTAATGTTTAATTTACAATTATAATTTTGGTAAAGGTCAGAAAATGCCTTAAACCAGGCTGTTTCGGTATCAATAATGGTTCCATCAAAATCAAATATTACTAATTTAAGGCTCATTTTATATCTTTGCTTTCTTTAATTTATCTTCATACATCAAAGCTCCACTTACAACTAGAACTGGAAATAATACGATATTTAAAAATGGGATCGTAAATATAAGGAAGCAAGCTCCTCCAAAGGATAAAACAAGAATGGGTCTTTTCAGCAATATTGCTATTCTATGTTTAGCCGAATTTTTTTCTGTATCCATTGATAATTCAACAAATTCAAAAGTTAAAGTAAAGATCATGTAAAGTGTTGAAACTACAAGAAATATCACTGAACCAAAAACTGGAATTAGAAGCAGCAGCAGCATTACTAAATATATGATCGTGAAAATTAAAAATTTTATTGCTTCATACTTTACATCGGAAAGTATTGACCTGATAAGTCCAGTCTGTTCATTATTTTTTTCACCAGTATATAGAAATCTTGTTTTTGAAGCCAAAGCTGTATTTAAAGGAGAGATAATTATCGATGTAAAGAAGAAAGTTATATATCCTCCAGCGGCATATAATAATAGATAAAAAGGTACGAGTAGTAGATAATATGTAAAATTATAAAACCAATTCTCACTTTGGTTTAACCCTATTGCCATAGAATCGAAAATCTCAATACCCTTAACGGTAGCAAAGAAAAGGAAAAGGCTGAAGATGAAAATTCCTAAAACCACCTGTATTATTGTAAACTTAAACAGGCTTTTATTCTGTCCTAAAAACGAAAGGCCCTTGAAAATGTATTTAAACGAGAATAGATCAGTGAACATTTTTTACTCCCTGTTTTTTAAATTAATTCTGGTGAAATCATCATTAATGTTTTCAATTTGGACTTCAATAAAATCACCAGCACTGTATTTTGAGAATTCATCACGATTTTTAAAACTTGAAATGTGAAGCAAACCATCATTTTTGAAGCCAAAATCTACGTAGTATCCAAATGGAACAATATTTCTGATAATTCCATTAAAGATAGACCCTATGTGCAGATCATCCTTATCAACTGGTTTCAAAGAGTTAGTGGTACCATCTCTTTTCAGTAACGAAATTCCAGGATTTTTTAATTCTTTCATTATATAATCTATTGTAAAATGATCACAATTTAACTTCTCAGATAAATGTTTTGGATCCTGATCCAAACCGAAACTGAGGAAAGTTTGTATTTTTTCAGCTATTTCATAATGATCAGGATGAATTATTGTATTGTCAAAACTGGTTTTACTTTCAGGTATTCTAAGAAAACCTGCAGCCAGATTGAAAGCTTTTTCAGATAAAACCTTTTTTAAATCACTCCGTGATTTATATGGCTTGTTTTTAGCTATTTTCTTAGCTGATCTTTTATCAAGTCCAGAAATAAATCTTAGGAGTGATGCGGATGCACTGTTGACATCTACACCAGAAAAATTCACAACATTTTCTATGGTTTCACTCAATTTCTTATCTAGGATTGCTTCTTTTATGTCATGTTGATACATTCCAACACCTAGACTTTGAACTGGAATTTTAACAAGTTCAGCCATACTATCGATAAATCTTCTTCCGATGGAAACAGAACCTCTGTCCAATGGATCTAAATCAGGAAACTCTTCTATTCCTTCCTCTGAAGTTGAGTATACCGAAGCTCCAGCTTCGTTTACAATAAAAATTTCTTGTTTGTAATGCTCTGATAAAATTTTGAAAGCTTCTTTAGATGCCGTTCCATTTCCCAAAACAATCAAGTCAAATTCTTCTTTATCTGGCAAATTAAGTTTGTTCTCAGAAATAAAGAATTTTCCGAATTTAAACGGATTGCCAAATTCATCTAGTAAGGCGTATTTACATCCATTTTTATAGCCAGGATCTATTGCAAAAATTTTTTTGTTTTTAATTGGGGCTTTAGTAAGAATTGAATGAAGATTTCTTTGGAATATCTCACATGATTCAATCTCTGCTGCTTCTGTAAGATTATTTCTAATTTCGCTTTCCACAGACTTTAATATTCGTCTGTAGGCATCCAAAACTGGTGCTTTGGAGTAGTTTTCGACTACTTTTTTGTAGTAATTTAAAAATCTCTCTTTATTAATTTCATCTGTAACAATGTTTACCTTCAATATATCTTGTTTTTCACCTCGGTTTATTGCTAGAGTTTGAAAAGCTTTAATATTTCTTACATGAATAACCCTATCTAGATATACCTTGTACTTTTCATTTTCAATATCCTCTTTATTTTTTGCAACGATTGAAAGTTGACCATAAGTCTGATATGCATTTTTTATAAATTCTCTTGAACTTGGTGCTTTAATTATCTCAGAGGATAGCAAAGCATCAAAACATTTGTAACCGTCGCTATATTTTTCAATTAAATTTTGTGTTGGAATTGTTCCGTACTTAATGAGTTTGTCAACAAGTGAACCAAAACCGTAGTCTAATGCTTTTTGAACATTGGCTTCTTTTTTCGCTTTGAAAGGGGAGTAGATGAATTCTAGGTCCGAAATTGTTTCAGATAGCTCTATTTTTTTTTTCAACTCTTCAGTAATTAGATCTTTTTCAATAAGAAGATTGATAATTTCTGCTTTTCTATTTTCGAGTTTTTCAGATTTATCAAAAAAATCAAGTACTTCTCTCAATCTGGTTTCAGAAATGTCTCCTGTTTCAGCCTTACGATATCTTAGAATAAAATGAAATGTTAAGTTTTCGTTCAACATTCTATCAATATTTTTTACGATTTCTATGTCTAAATCAAAAGCGTGCGATATTTTCTCAATAATTTTCATTTTACCTTTCATAATTTATTTTTTTATTATTATAA
Coding sequences within it:
- a CDS encoding helix-hairpin-helix domain-containing protein, translated to MKIIEKISHAFDLDIEIVKNIDRMLNENLTFHFILRYRKAETGDISETRLREVLDFFDKSEKLENRKAEIINLLIEKDLITEELKKKIELSETISDLEFIYSPFKAKKEANVQKALDYGFGSLVDKLIKYGTIPTQNLIEKYSDGYKCFDALLSSEIIKAPSSREFIKNAYQTYGQLSIVAKNKEDIENEKYKVYLDRVIHVRNIKAFQTLAINRGEKQDILKVNIVTDEINKERFLNYYKKVVENYSKAPVLDAYRRILKSVESEIRNNLTEAAEIESCEIFQRNLHSILTKAPIKNKKIFAIDPGYKNGCKYALLDEFGNPFKFGKFFISENKLNLPDKEEFDLIVLGNGTASKEAFKILSEHYKQEIFIVNEAGASVYSTSEEGIEEFPDLDPLDRGSVSIGRRFIDSMAELVKIPVQSLGVGMYQHDIKEAILDKKLSETIENVVNFSGVDVNSASASLLRFISGLDKRSAKKIAKNKPYKSRSDLKKVLSEKAFNLAAGFLRIPESKTSFDNTIIHPDHYEIAEKIQTFLSFGLDQDPKHLSEKLNCDHFTIDYIMKELKNPGISLLKRDGTTNSLKPVDKDDLHIGSIFNGIIRNIVPFGYYVDFGFKNDGLLHISSFKNRDEFSKYSAGDFIEVQIENINDDFTRINLKNRE
- a CDS encoding EI24 domain-containing protein, which encodes MFTDLFSFKYIFKGLSFLGQNKSLFKFTIIQVVLGIFIFSLFLFFATVKGIEIFDSMAIGLNQSENWFYNFTYYLLLVPFYLLLYAAGGYITFFFTSIIISPLNTALASKTRFLYTGEKNNEQTGLIRSILSDVKYEAIKFLIFTIIYLVMLLLLLIPVFGSVIFLVVSTLYMIFTLTFEFVELSMDTEKNSAKHRIAILLKRPILVLSFGGACFLIFTIPFLNIVLFPVLVVSGALMYEDKLKKAKI
- a CDS encoding HAD-IA family hydrolase — its product is MSLKLVIFDFDGTIIDTETAWFKAFSDLYQNYNCKLNIKDWLKCVGTDEKHFNPYDELNKLLDKKIDNDIMKSYVNQRFEYYFNKLELREGILELLKFLQNSRIKIAIASSSSINWVGKILDERNLTNFFSYVATSEDVTNVKPSPELYNNVLEHYRCLPSECLVIEDSLNGALASLSTNIRTFVILNEVTKHSSFPNNLSKFNSIKDIDFSSIIDLYYK